A single genomic interval of Mangifera indica cultivar Alphonso chromosome 5, CATAS_Mindica_2.1, whole genome shotgun sequence harbors:
- the LOC123217279 gene encoding fimbrin-5 produces the protein MSSFVGVLVSDPWLQSQFTQVELRSLKSKFISIKTQSGRVTVEDLPPVLAKLKTLSEVSNEDEIKSILSESYKDMTAEIDFESFLRAFLNLQARATEKSGGSKSSSFLKATTTTFHHAINESEKASYVAHINNYLAEDPFMKKYLPIDPATDQLFEVAKDGVLLCKLINVAVPGTIDERAINTKHVLNPWERNENHTLGLNSAKAIGCTVVNIGTQDLAEARPHLVLGLISQIIKIQLLADLNLKKTPQLLELMDDSQDVEELIGLPPEKVLLKWMNFHLKKAGYQKEVTNFSSDLKDGEAYAHLLTALAPEYSSPGTFDTKDPTEKAAKVLEQAEKMDCKRYLTPNDIVEGSPNLNLAFVAQIFQQRNGLSTDSNKLSFAEMMTDDAETSREERCFRLWINSLGIPTYVNNVFEDVRNGWVLLEVLDKVSPESVNWKQASKPPIKMPFRKVENCNQVVQIGKQLNFSLVNVAGNDIVQGNKKLIIAFLWQLMRFNMLQLLKNLRSHSQGKEITDADILNWANKKVKKADRTSQMESFKDKNLSTGTFFLDLLSAVEPRVVNWSLVTKGETEEDKKSNATYIISVARKIGCSIFLLPEDIIEVNPKMILILTASIMYWSLRHGQPDSFPADNIPDGEDETVPSGEGNEENES, from the exons ATGTCTAGTTTTGTGGGTGTACTTGTGTCTGATCCATGGCTTCAAAGTCAGTTCACCCAAGTCGAGTTACGCAGCCTCAAATCCAAG tttATTTCAATAAAGACTCAGTCGGGTCGGGTCACGGTGGAAGATTTGCCGCCTGTTTTAGCAAAGCTAAAGACTTTATCTGAAGTGAGTAATGAGGATGAGATTAAGTCCATCTTGTCAGAGTCCTATAAGGACATGACTGCCGAGATCGACTTTGAATCTTTTCTTCGG GCATTTTTAAATTTGCAAGCCCGAGCAACAGAGAAATCAGGAGGTTCGAAGAGTAGTTCATTTCTAAAAGCAACCACAACCACTTTTCACCATGCTATTAATGAATCCGAGAAGGCTTCTTATGTTGCCCACATCAACAACTACCTGGCTGAGGATCCATTCATGAAAAAATATCTTCCAATAGATCCAGCTACGGATCAATTATTTGAAGTTGCTAAAGATGGTGTTCTACTTTG TAAGCTTATCAATGTAGCAGTTCCTGGGACCATAGATGAACGAGCTATTAACACAAAACATGTCCTCAATCCATGGGAGAGGAACGAAAACCATACGCTTGGCCTTAATTCTGCAAAAGCTATTGGCTGCACAGTGGTTAATATAGGCACACAGGACCTGGCTGAAGCAAGA CCCCATCTGGTACTTGGATTGATTTCTCAAATAATCAAG ATTCAATTGTTAGCTGATCTCAATCTAAAGAAAACTCCTCAACTTTTGGAATTGATGGATGACAGCCAG GATGTGGAGGAGCTTATTGGATTACCGCCTGAAAAGGTTCTGCTAAAATGGATGAATTTTCATCTCAAGAAAGCTGGCTACCAAAAGGAAGTTACAAACTTTTCTTCTGATTTAAAG GATGGAGAGGCTTATGCTCACTTGTTGACCGCTCTTGCACCAGAATATAGTAGCCCTGGAACGTTCGATACAAAAGATCCTACTGAAAAGGCAGCCAAAGTTCTTGAACAGGCAGAGAAAATGGATTGCAAAAGATATCTCACTCCAAACGATATTGTTGAGGGTTCACCCAATCTTAACCTTGCATTTGTTGCCCAAATATTTCAGCAAAG GAATGGATTGTCCACTGACAGCAATAAGTTATCCTTTGCTGAGATGATGACAGATGATGCAGAAACTTCTCGAGAAGAGAGATGTTTTCGACTGTGGATTAACAGTCTTGGTATTCCTACATATGTCAACAATGTATTTGAGGATGTCAGGAATGG ATGGGTTCTCTTAGAAGTTCTTGACAAAGTTTCACCTGAATCAGTTAACTGGAAGCAGGCTTCTAAGCCTCCCATAAAGATGCCATTTAGAAAAGTTGAGAATTGTAACCAAGTTGTGCAAATAGGCAAGCAGCTAAACTTCTCTCTTGTGAATGTTGCTGGGAATGATATTGTGCAAGGAAATAAAAAGTTGATAATAG cTTTTTTGTGGCAACTGATGAGGTTTAATATGCTCCAACTCCTGAAAAACTTGAGATCTCACTCCCAGGGAAAAGAGATTACCGATGCTGACATTCTAAACTGGGCAAACAAAAAGGTGAAGAAGGCAGATAGAACCTCTCAAATGGAGAGCTTCAAg GATAAGAACCTTTCAACTGGGACGTTCTTCCTTGATTTACTTAGTGCGGTGGAGCCAAGGGTGGTCAATTGGAGTCTTGTTACGAAAGGGGAAACTG AGGAGGATAAGAAGTCAAATGCAACCTATATAATCAGTGTTGCACGAAAGATCGGGTGCTCTATTTTCTTGTTACCTGAGGACATTATAGAG